The Claveliimonas bilis genome window below encodes:
- a CDS encoding LPXTG cell wall anchor domain-containing protein → MKKIKTMLACLLVLSLFMGMQVSAQEGTKAPELSASLTSELKDGKAEVGDVLQFTIKLNIPEANANLGGAFLRFIVSDTEDMNSRTGMPEMKVNEDQKILSDIGKVNGMATARISAGSVGTVEATVSLTVTEDMKGKALFYQTDIRTDGGTESETLAKTAVQQFTVAENESQETIANVALAADIEAEDMDNLPRNEATSVKLTITNIGTSNVSHMYVMGGYNGTGWNDPDQVQPFGSFVNLPDGVTQPENGTLYIEEFVPGSTFTITLQGTIPENYAKKDIAFCFAAVSYGKADFDPETDTPIMAAATSISGKVADKVTENPEPGTPGKDDPSQTDPDTQKPAGTDTNKGTADQTKPQATVQKTVNKKAAPKTGDESSAMAMIMIMAAAGATAVIARKKSRA, encoded by the coding sequence ATGAAGAAAATAAAGACCATGTTAGCATGTCTTTTGGTATTAAGTCTTTTTATGGGAATGCAGGTGAGTGCACAGGAAGGGACAAAAGCACCGGAACTGTCTGCATCCTTGACCAGTGAGTTGAAAGATGGGAAGGCTGAAGTGGGAGATGTTCTACAGTTTACGATCAAGCTGAATATACCTGAAGCCAATGCAAATCTGGGTGGGGCATTTCTTCGTTTCATTGTAAGCGACACAGAAGATATGAACAGCAGAACGGGGATGCCGGAGATGAAGGTCAATGAAGACCAGAAGATTTTGTCAGACATAGGTAAAGTAAACGGAATGGCAACAGCCAGGATTTCAGCTGGATCTGTTGGTACAGTAGAAGCGACAGTGAGCCTTACCGTTACGGAAGATATGAAAGGGAAAGCCTTGTTTTACCAGACAGATATCCGGACAGACGGAGGCACGGAATCGGAAACTTTGGCAAAGACTGCAGTACAGCAGTTTACAGTTGCGGAAAATGAGTCTCAGGAGACCATTGCTAATGTGGCGCTCGCTGCAGATATAGAAGCAGAGGATATGGATAATCTTCCGCGGAATGAGGCGACTTCTGTAAAACTTACGATTACCAACATAGGAACTTCAAATGTATCGCATATGTATGTGATGGGCGGATATAATGGGACCGGATGGAATGATCCGGATCAGGTTCAGCCATTTGGAAGTTTTGTCAATTTGCCGGATGGCGTGACGCAGCCGGAGAATGGAACACTGTATATAGAGGAATTTGTACCGGGAAGTACATTTACGATAACACTTCAGGGAACAATTCCGGAAAATTATGCTAAGAAAGACATTGCATTTTGTTTTGCTGCAGTGTCTTATGGCAAAGCGGATTTCGATCCGGAAACTGATACGCCGATCATGGCTGCAGCAACCAGCATAAGCGGTAAGGTGGCGGATAAGGTAACTGAGAATCCGGAACCGGGTACTCCTGGAAAGGATGACCCTTCTCAGACAGATCCGGATACACAAAAGCCGGCCGGCACAGATACTAATAAAGGGACAGCAGATCAGACAAAGCCGCAGGCAACAGTACAAAAGACTGTGAATAAAAAAGCAGCGCCTAAGACAGGAGACGAAAGCTCGGCAATGGCGATGATCATGATAATGGCAGCGGCAGGAGCAACCGCGGTAATTGCCAGAAAAAAATCCAGAGCATAG
- a CDS encoding glycerate kinase — MKIVTAIDSFKGSLSSMEAGTAAKEGILLADPEAEVVVKPLADGGEGTTDALIEGMNGQRIDLTVTGPMRKPQSCYYGYLADSNTAIIEMASAAGITLVSREERNPMLATTYGVGEMILHAIGKGCRNFIIGIGGSLTNDCGIGMLKALGFEFWDENGMDAGEGGQALAKVASIRTENKNPLLEGCHFQIACDVTNPLCGENGATYIYGPQKGVTDEMKEGLDKDMAHFAAVVSSSLKCDYINYPGAGAAGGLGFAFLSFLNAQLSPGIDLILDAVGLEEELKDADIVITGEGRLDHQTAMGKAPVGVAKLAHKYHAKVIAIAGSVTKEARACNAAGIDAFFPVVRGITTLEEAMDPDTAKENIRQTIEQVVRLI, encoded by the coding sequence ATGAAAATTGTAACTGCCATTGATTCATTTAAAGGAAGTTTGTCTTCCATGGAAGCCGGAACTGCCGCAAAAGAGGGAATCCTTCTTGCTGATCCGGAAGCTGAAGTCGTTGTAAAGCCGCTTGCCGACGGGGGCGAAGGAACTACCGATGCACTGATCGAAGGTATGAATGGACAGAGAATTGACCTCACCGTTACCGGACCTATGAGAAAGCCTCAATCCTGTTATTACGGCTATCTGGCAGATTCCAATACTGCAATTATTGAAATGGCCTCTGCAGCCGGAATCACTCTTGTAAGCAGAGAAGAACGCAATCCTATGCTGGCGACAACCTACGGCGTCGGGGAAATGATCTTGCATGCAATAGGAAAAGGATGCCGCAATTTTATTATCGGTATCGGAGGAAGTCTCACAAATGATTGCGGAATCGGTATGCTGAAAGCTCTTGGATTTGAGTTTTGGGATGAAAACGGTATGGATGCCGGTGAAGGCGGACAGGCTCTTGCCAAGGTTGCTTCTATCCGCACTGAAAACAAGAACCCTCTTTTAGAGGGATGTCATTTTCAGATCGCATGTGACGTCACAAATCCTTTATGCGGAGAAAACGGGGCTACCTATATTTACGGACCGCAAAAAGGTGTGACCGATGAGATGAAAGAAGGACTGGATAAAGACATGGCTCATTTTGCCGCTGTCGTTTCTTCTTCTCTGAAATGCGATTATATAAACTATCCCGGAGCCGGGGCTGCCGGAGGCCTTGGTTTTGCATTCCTTTCATTCCTGAATGCACAGCTTTCTCCCGGAATTGACCTCATTCTTGATGCAGTAGGGCTTGAAGAGGAATTAAAAGACGCTGATATCGTCATTACCGGAGAAGGCAGACTGGATCATCAGACTGCCATGGGAAAAGCACCTGTAGGAGTTGCCAAGCTTGCTCACAAATATCATGCAAAGGTGATCGCAATTGCCGGAAGTGTTACCAAGGAGGCACGCGCCTGCAACGCTGCCGGAATCGATGCTTTCTTCCCTGTTGTCCGCGGAATCACAACGCTGGAAGAAGCGATGGATCCGGACACAGCAAAAGAAAATATTCGTCAGACAATAGAACAGGTTGTCCGGCTGATTTAG
- a CDS encoding CdaR family transcriptional regulator, translating to MINKTTAQQIVDTVKDVCGHDINFINEKGLILASTNPSRIGTFHEGGQKVISAGTTLEVFESDTLLGTQKGVNIPVYHKGSLAAVIGISGNPQEVRIYAHLAERITLLLIREQELNAASRTLAEKKNHLLQLLLSNDRELTARLSEELKAFHINPRTPKRIFLMEFKASSAPESISSLETDIYHFLETLPQCLYSYQYPHTFTVLFDSPDLKEIKDRLSSFVSSRKENLKVGIGSAEELPKLGSSLYTAKTALNTLRFSDHQIALFDELNLEILLADIDEVHRSSFLKKALQNLSPEDIQLLRTYFQENCSLLHTCQKLFLHKNTLQYKLNRIHRLCGLNPRNFHDSVILYLAVKLLDIPGEEPFDDTPLHNDTILL from the coding sequence ATGATCAATAAAACAACCGCACAGCAGATTGTAGACACTGTCAAAGATGTCTGCGGACATGATATTAACTTTATTAATGAAAAGGGGCTTATTCTTGCCAGCACAAATCCCTCCCGGATCGGAACTTTCCATGAAGGAGGACAAAAAGTAATCTCCGCTGGCACTACTCTGGAAGTTTTTGAATCCGATACCCTTCTTGGAACCCAAAAAGGAGTGAATATCCCTGTATATCACAAAGGTTCTTTAGCTGCTGTAATCGGAATCAGCGGAAATCCACAGGAGGTAAGGATTTATGCTCACTTAGCGGAGCGTATTACTCTGCTGCTCATCCGTGAGCAGGAACTAAACGCCGCTTCACGGACACTTGCCGAGAAAAAAAATCATCTTCTTCAGCTTCTGCTCTCCAATGACCGGGAACTGACAGCTCGCCTGTCAGAAGAGCTCAAAGCTTTCCATATTAATCCCAGGACGCCAAAGCGGATTTTTCTTATGGAGTTCAAAGCTTCTTCAGCTCCGGAAAGTATTTCTTCTTTGGAGACTGATATTTATCATTTTCTGGAAACGCTCCCGCAGTGTCTGTACAGCTACCAATATCCCCATACTTTCACAGTTCTGTTTGACTCCCCGGACTTAAAAGAGATAAAAGACAGACTTTCTTCCTTTGTGTCTTCCAGAAAAGAAAATCTTAAAGTCGGCATCGGAAGCGCCGAAGAGCTCCCGAAACTAGGCTCTTCTCTCTACACTGCAAAAACGGCTTTAAACACCCTTCGCTTCTCCGATCATCAGATTGCTTTATTTGATGAATTAAATCTGGAGATCCTTCTGGCAGATATTGATGAGGTACACAGAAGCAGTTTTCTCAAAAAAGCTCTTCAGAATCTTTCTCCAGAGGATATTCAGCTTCTCCGGACATACTTTCAGGAAAACTGTTCTCTGCTTCACACATGCCAAAAGCTCTTTCTCCACAAAAATACGCTGCAGTATAAGCTGAACCGGATCCATCGCTTATGCGGCCTGAATCCCCGGAATTTTCATGATTCCGTGATTCTCTATCTCGCGGTAAAGCTTCTTGACATTCCCGGGGAAGAGCCCTTTGATGATACACCCCTGCATAACGATACTATTCTTCTATGA